TTCGGGAGGCGGGCCGGAATCACGGCGGCGCCCTGCGTTCGGTGGGCCAGCCAGATGGTGTGGTGGGCGCCTTTGCCAGGCCGCGCACGCGCCGACCGCACCTCGACACGGAAGCCGGCCTGCTGCAGCCGCCGGGTAAAGCGGTTGTCCGGTGTGGCCGACCAGATGGCCAGCACGCCGCCAGGCCGCAGGGTCCGCTGCGCGGCGGCCAGTCCGGGCGGCGAGTAGAGCCAGCCGTTGCCGTGGTGCGTCATGCCCTCGGGGCCGTTGTCCACGTCCAGCAGCACGGCGTCGTACGTGCCCTGGCCCTGCCGCAGCAGCTCGGCCACGTCGCCCACATGAACATGGGTCCGGGGGTCATTCAGGGGGTAGCCCGCGCACTCGCCCAGCGGGCCTCTGTTCCA
This DNA window, taken from Deinococcus aerolatus, encodes the following:
- a CDS encoding spermidine synthase; translated protein: MIPWVPLARAAIPGAQQDLCLYRRGDQLEFSIQISGYVSELMNSRMHASEDALAELGCAVIAGRPAPRVLVGGLGMGFTLAAALKALGPGSVVTVAELVPEVVEWNRGPLGECAGYPLNDPRTHVHVGDVAELLRQGQGTYDAVLLDVDNGPEGMTHHGNGWLYSPPGLAAAQRTLRPGGVLAIWSATPDNRFTRRLQQAGFRVEVRSARARPGKGAHHTIWLAHRTQGAAVIPARLPKRVRRQRNAQR